In Anaerostipes hadrus ATCC 29173 = JCM 17467, a single genomic region encodes these proteins:
- the murD gene encoding UDP-N-acetylmuramoyl-L-alanine--D-glutamate ligase, which produces MIDTSKKFLVAGAGKSGIGSVNLLLKTGADVSLYDGKEDLEKEALYEKLYEKKEIPLILGNITKEDVSKFDLLVLSPGISVNAPIAQMFRDQEKPVWSEIELAYQASKGRIAAITGTNGKTTTTALTGEIMKGYYESSFVVGNIGIPYTSVALDTKEDSVTTAEISSFQLETIVDFKPDVCAVLNITPDHLDRHGTVEVYAQTKESIGKNQTKDQVMVLNYEDDTTRAMADRANGTVLFFSLHHKIKEGVSMEGDAFIIEENGKKQIVCTLDDVNLLGDHNYENILAAIAVTYSMGVPVSYIKEGIKRFKGVEHRIEYVDTVKGVAYYNDSKGTNPDAAIKGIKAMNRPTWLIGGGYDKKSTYDEWIEAFDGKVKELILMGVTAPKIADCAKTHGFDKIKFVDSMEEAVSYIAGKAQDGEAVLLSPACASWGMFPNYEVRGDIFKDCVRKLKEN; this is translated from the coding sequence ATGATAGATACAAGCAAGAAATTTTTAGTAGCAGGAGCAGGAAAAAGTGGAATTGGTTCTGTCAATCTGCTTTTAAAAACAGGTGCAGATGTCAGTCTGTATGATGGAAAGGAAGACCTTGAGAAAGAGGCACTTTATGAGAAATTATATGAAAAGAAAGAGATTCCATTGATCTTAGGAAATATCACAAAAGAAGATGTAAGTAAGTTCGATCTATTAGTGTTAAGTCCTGGGATTTCAGTAAATGCACCGATCGCACAGATGTTTCGTGATCAGGAAAAGCCAGTATGGAGTGAGATTGAATTAGCATATCAGGCATCCAAAGGAAGAATCGCAGCGATCACAGGAACCAACGGAAAGACAACGACAACAGCGCTGACTGGAGAGATCATGAAAGGATATTATGAAAGCAGTTTTGTTGTCGGAAATATCGGAATTCCTTATACAAGTGTTGCGCTTGATACAAAAGAGGACAGTGTAACAACTGCAGAGATCAGCAGTTTCCAGTTAGAAACGATCGTTGATTTTAAACCGGATGTATGTGCAGTTCTTAATATCACACCAGATCATTTGGATCGTCATGGTACAGTAGAAGTTTATGCACAGACAAAAGAATCCATTGGAAAAAACCAGACAAAAGACCAGGTAATGGTATTAAATTATGAAGATGATACAACAAGAGCTATGGCAGACAGAGCGAATGGAACAGTTCTGTTTTTCAGTTTGCATCATAAAATAAAAGAAGGGGTTTCCATGGAAGGTGATGCATTTATCATCGAAGAAAATGGAAAGAAACAGATCGTATGTACATTAGATGATGTGAATCTGTTAGGAGACCATAATTATGAAAATATTTTAGCAGCGATCGCAGTGACTTATTCTATGGGGGTTCCAGTTTCATATATCAAAGAAGGAATCAAGAGGTTTAAAGGTGTAGAACATCGTATTGAATATGTGGATACAGTGAAAGGTGTTGCATACTATAACGATTCTAAAGGAACGAATCCAGATGCAGCGATCAAAGGAATCAAAGCAATGAACCGCCCAACATGGCTGATCGGTGGTGGATATGACAAGAAATCTACATATGATGAGTGGATCGAAGCATTTGACGGAAAAGTTAAAGAACTGATCTTGATGGGTGTAACAGCACCAAAGATCGCTGATTGTGCAAAAACACATGGATTTGATAAGATCAAGTTTGTTGATTCTATGGAAGAAGCAGTTTCATACATTGCAGGAAAAGCCCAAGATGGAGAAGCAGTTTTATTATCACCTGCATGTGCAAGCTGGGGAATGTTCCCGAATTATGAAGTCAGGGGAGATATCTTCAAAGATTGTGTCAGAAAATTAAAGGAGAACTAA
- the rsmH gene encoding 16S rRNA (cytosine(1402)-N(4))-methyltransferase RsmH, with amino-acid sequence MEFKHISVLLDETIEELHIKPDGIYVDGTLGGGGHAYHVCQKLSEKGRYIGIDQDADAIAASTKRLEPFKDKVTIVRDNYVNMPKVLHDLGIEHVDGILLDLGVSSFQLDEKERGFTYREDVPLDMRMDQRQSLTARDIVNEYSEMELFHIIRDYGEEKFAKNIAKHIVNKRKESPIETTGQLIEVIKGAIPMKVRAVGGHPAKKTFQAIRIECNRELDVLKDSIDAMIDLLNPGGRLCIITFHSLEDRIVKRAFKKNENPCTCPPNFPVCVCGNVSKGKQLTRKPIIPGEEELEYNKRAKSSKLRVFERAE; translated from the coding sequence ATGGAATTTAAACACATTTCCGTTTTATTAGACGAAACGATCGAAGAACTACATATTAAACCAGACGGAATCTATGTGGATGGGACTCTGGGCGGAGGCGGACATGCATATCATGTATGCCAGAAACTATCAGAGAAAGGAAGATACATCGGGATCGACCAGGATGCGGATGCGATTGCTGCAAGCACGAAGCGGTTAGAACCGTTTAAGGACAAAGTAACGATCGTGCGTGATAATTATGTAAACATGCCGAAAGTGTTACATGATCTTGGAATCGAACATGTTGATGGAATCTTGTTAGATCTTGGGGTATCATCCTTTCAGTTAGATGAGAAGGAACGTGGATTTACTTACAGAGAAGATGTTCCGCTTGATATGAGAATGGATCAGAGACAGTCACTGACTGCAAGAGATATTGTCAATGAATATTCCGAGATGGAACTATTCCATATAATCAGAGACTACGGCGAAGAGAAATTTGCAAAGAACATTGCAAAACATATCGTGAATAAGAGAAAAGAAAGTCCGATCGAAACGACCGGACAGTTAATAGAAGTCATCAAAGGTGCGATTCCGATGAAAGTCAGAGCCGTTGGAGGACATCCGGCGAAGAAGACATTTCAGGCGATCCGTATCGAATGTAACAGAGAATTAGACGTATTGAAAGACAGCATTGATGCGATGATCGATCTTTTAAATCCAGGTGGAAGATTATGTATCATTACCTTCCATTCTTTAGAAGACCGTATCGTCAAACGAGCTTTTAAGAAGAATGAGAATCCTTGTACATGCCCGCCAAACTTCCCAGTATGTGTATGTGGCAACGTATCGAAAGGAAAACAGTTAACAAGAAAACCAATCATTCCAGGGGAAGAAGAACTAGAGTACAATAAGAGAGCAAAAAGTTCCAAGCTTCGAGTATTTGAAAGGGCAGAATAA
- a CDS encoding peptidoglycan D,D-transpeptidase FtsI family protein, translating into MRTKAKKKLLLVTAAFFTGFLVVTIKLSYVMIAQADKYLSLARNLHQRDREIKAPRGSIYDRNGVKIASNKAVYSISVIYSQVTDREKVIKVLSENLKIKESLIRKKVYKNSVREKIKSNVEKDIADRIRKFKLDGVKVDEDYKRVYPYNNLASKVLGFTGGDNQGIIGLEVFYDRYLKGKSGRIRTLTDGSGIEIDGAYEEREEPVAGGDLYISLDVNLQNYAVQACKKVKKEKKAKQVSMILMNPQNGEIYAMVNVPEYDLNDPFSLSAKKRKANSKKQQEYLNKKWRNSCLNDTYEPGSVFKIVTATAGLESSKVSVNDHFNCPGFRIVEDRKIRCHKVGGHGSETFKEGVMNSCNPVFMDVGARVGVDGMYQTFRQLGLFEKTGIDLPGEASSIMHQKKNVGAVELATMSFGQSIQITPLQLLRAVSAVINGGKLITPHFGRYVQKQDGTRLKAFFYSVKEGVIKKQTSETMKELLEAVVSDGSGRNCRMDGFSIGGKTATSEKLPRGNGKYISSFLGFAKADNPAIIGIVLIDEPHGTYYGGTIAAPVMRSVFQTALPYMGIYKEYTPDKKEP; encoded by the coding sequence ATGAGGACGAAAGCAAAGAAAAAACTGTTGCTTGTCACGGCTGCATTTTTCACAGGGTTTTTGGTTGTGACGATAAAACTTTCTTATGTGATGATCGCTCAGGCGGATAAATATTTAAGTTTAGCCAGAAACCTGCATCAAAGAGACCGGGAGATTAAAGCGCCAAGAGGCAGTATTTACGACAGAAATGGCGTAAAGATCGCTTCGAACAAAGCAGTCTATTCGATCTCTGTGATATATTCTCAGGTGACCGACAGGGAAAAAGTAATAAAGGTCTTATCTGAGAATCTTAAGATCAAAGAATCTTTGATCCGAAAAAAAGTATATAAAAATTCAGTAAGGGAAAAAATTAAAAGTAATGTAGAAAAAGACATCGCAGACCGTATCCGTAAGTTTAAACTTGACGGGGTCAAGGTGGATGAAGATTACAAAAGAGTATATCCATATAATAACCTGGCATCGAAAGTTCTTGGATTTACAGGAGGAGATAACCAGGGAATCATTGGACTGGAGGTTTTTTATGATCGATATCTTAAAGGAAAGTCCGGAAGGATCCGGACACTGACAGATGGAAGCGGCATAGAAATCGATGGAGCATATGAAGAGAGGGAAGAACCAGTTGCCGGAGGGGATCTTTATATTTCGCTTGATGTGAATCTGCAAAATTATGCCGTGCAGGCATGTAAGAAGGTGAAGAAAGAGAAGAAGGCAAAACAGGTATCCATGATCTTGATGAATCCACAGAATGGAGAAATCTATGCAATGGTCAATGTTCCAGAATATGATTTGAATGATCCTTTTTCTTTGTCGGCAAAGAAAAGAAAGGCAAATAGTAAGAAACAACAGGAATATCTCAATAAGAAGTGGCGGAATTCCTGTTTAAATGATACTTATGAACCGGGATCGGTCTTTAAGATCGTAACGGCGACTGCAGGACTGGAATCATCGAAAGTCAGCGTGAATGATCATTTTAATTGTCCAGGATTTCGGATTGTGGAGGATCGCAAGATCCGGTGTCACAAAGTCGGAGGACATGGAAGTGAGACATTTAAAGAAGGTGTTATGAATTCCTGTAATCCAGTATTTATGGATGTCGGTGCCAGAGTTGGTGTGGATGGAATGTATCAGACATTCCGCCAGCTTGGACTGTTTGAGAAAACAGGGATCGACCTTCCTGGAGAAGCATCTTCGATCATGCATCAAAAGAAGAATGTCGGTGCAGTTGAACTTGCAACGATGTCTTTTGGACAGTCCATACAGATCACACCGTTACAGCTGTTAAGAGCAGTCAGTGCGGTGATCAACGGCGGGAAGCTGATCACACCGCATTTTGGAAGATATGTTCAGAAGCAGGATGGAACAAGATTAAAAGCTTTTTTTTATTCAGTGAAAGAAGGTGTCATAAAAAAACAGACATCGGAGACGATGAAAGAATTGTTAGAAGCAGTTGTTTCCGATGGATCAGGAAGAAACTGCCGGATGGATGGTTTTTCCATTGGGGGAAAGACGGCAACCAGTGAGAAACTTCCAAGAGGAAATGGAAAATATATTTCTTCTTTTTTAGGATTTGCGAAAGCAGACAATCCTGCGATCATTGGGATCGTGTTGATCGATGAACCACATGGAACTTACTATGGAGGAACGATCGCAGCCCCTGTGATGAGAAGTGTGTTTCAAACTGCACTTCCATACATGGGGATTTATAAAGAATATACGCCAGATAAAAAAGAACCGTAG
- the ftsZ gene encoding cell division protein FtsZ: MPSVENTQARILVIGVGGAGNNAVNRMVDENVQGVELVGVNTDRQALSLCKAGTKIQIGEKLTKGLGAGAKPEIGEAAVEENREEITELVQGSDMVFVTCGMGGGTGTGAAPIIAEISKGLGILTVGVVTKPFTFEGKPRMNNAMSGIARLQDQVDTMIVIPNDKLLQICDKRTTIPDALKKADEVLQQGVQGITDMIYNPGLINVDFADIQTVMRDKGIAHIGMGVADEELEAIKTAMESPLLETTVAGATDVIVNFAGAVGMLEAQQAVEYLKDEAGDDVNVIFGTVNADFGDQISATIIATGIKSADITGNARTGFAAAKKPVQQTQQAPEFSGQPLHNGKVMEEEQPVQTTSYVSEPEMKEIEQESSKINIPEFLLKSRRR; this comes from the coding sequence ATGCCTAGTGTTGAGAACACACAAGCAAGGATTTTAGTAATAGGAGTCGGTGGAGCAGGAAACAATGCGGTAAACCGAATGGTAGATGAGAATGTCCAGGGTGTTGAACTCGTGGGTGTGAATACAGATAGACAGGCTTTATCTTTATGTAAAGCAGGAACAAAGATCCAGATCGGGGAGAAACTGACAAAGGGACTTGGAGCAGGAGCAAAACCTGAGATCGGGGAAGCAGCGGTTGAAGAGAATCGTGAAGAGATCACAGAATTGGTTCAGGGATCAGATATGGTATTTGTAACATGTGGAATGGGTGGAGGTACCGGTACAGGTGCAGCACCGATCATTGCAGAGATTTCCAAAGGACTTGGAATCTTAACAGTTGGAGTTGTGACAAAACCATTTACATTTGAAGGAAAGCCTCGTATGAACAATGCAATGTCAGGAATTGCACGCCTTCAGGATCAGGTGGATACAATGATCGTCATTCCGAATGACAAGTTGTTACAGATCTGTGATAAGAGAACAACGATCCCAGATGCACTGAAGAAAGCAGATGAAGTACTGCAGCAGGGTGTACAGGGAATTACAGATATGATCTACAACCCAGGATTGATCAATGTCGATTTTGCTGATATTCAGACAGTTATGAGAGATAAAGGTATTGCACATATCGGTATGGGTGTTGCAGACGAAGAACTTGAAGCAATCAAGACAGCGATGGAAAGTCCATTGCTTGAGACAACTGTTGCAGGAGCTACAGATGTGATCGTCAATTTCGCAGGAGCGGTTGGAATGTTAGAAGCACAGCAGGCTGTGGAATACTTGAAAGACGAAGCAGGAGACGATGTCAATGTCATCTTCGGTACAGTCAATGCAGATTTTGGAGATCAGATCAGTGCAACGATCATCGCAACAGGAATCAAATCCGCAGATATTACAGGGAATGCAAGAACTGGATTTGCTGCAGCGAAGAAGCCAGTACAGCAGACACAGCAGGCTCCGGAATTTTCAGGGCAGCCATTACATAATGGAAAGGTCATGGAGGAAGAACAGCCAGTACAGACAACAAGCTATGTTTCTGAACCTGAGATGAAAGAGATCGAACAGGAAAGCTCTAAGATCAACATACCAGAGTTCTTATTAAAGAGCAGAAGAAGATAA
- a CDS encoding septum formation initiator family protein: MDKTRQERYNMIYGNTARKIEDLAAEPVRRQPRKTRKARPRREHQVKESTRQNQKRAMSIDLAFIKVLVAGLCVIAVASFFYLSERTKVLNQKAALTDAKTQLNTLQVENEDLNLEIEQSIRFDTVETAAKKYGMVKPDSKHTLRYESQDAEYIRQYGKIPKAD, encoded by the coding sequence ATGGACAAGACGAGACAAGAACGATATAACATGATCTATGGCAACACAGCAAGGAAGATAGAAGATCTTGCTGCAGAGCCAGTGCGCAGACAGCCAAGGAAGACAAGAAAGGCAAGACCAAGAAGAGAACATCAGGTAAAGGAGTCAACAAGACAGAATCAGAAGAGAGCAATGTCGATCGATCTGGCCTTTATCAAGGTATTAGTTGCGGGACTTTGTGTGATCGCAGTTGCAAGTTTCTTTTATCTGTCAGAGCGTACGAAAGTTTTGAATCAAAAAGCGGCTCTTACGGATGCAAAGACACAGTTGAACACGCTGCAGGTAGAGAATGAAGATCTGAATCTTGAGATTGAACAGAGTATTCGTTTTGATACTGTAGAAACTGCGGCAAAGAAATATGGAATGGTGAAACCAGATTCCAAACATACTCTTCGTTATGAGAGCCAGGATGCAGAATACATACGCCAGTACGGGAAGATACCAAAAGCAGACTAA
- a CDS encoding FtsW/RodA/SpoVE family cell cycle protein, with the protein MANRIKEKYMAGKRYFDYPMLFLVIFLICFGLVMIYSTSSYKSTVTYGNSYHWLLRQAVAIVLGAVAMVVCCKLDYHIMKSEKFGNGCYWASIVLLVLVLIIGAAKKGAVRWISIAGFQFQPSEVSKILVVIYLANRLSANAHKIRTFKDSIVIVLPTVPIIALIVTQNLSTALVVCSMIGVMLFVVSPKMKELMLTAGGGIILLFVYLLTANSYRNERVQIWLHPESHKKGFQTMQALYAIGSGGIFGKGLGQSMQKMGFIPESHNDMIFSIICEELGLFGAVCLILVFVALIFRMLLIALNTEDLFGSLVVIGFMTHIAIQVFINIAVVTNTIPPTGIPLPFISYGGTSILVVMIEMGIVLSISKKIHIR; encoded by the coding sequence GTGGCAAATCGCATCAAAGAAAAATATATGGCCGGCAAAAGATACTTTGATTATCCGATGTTGTTTTTGGTAATATTTCTGATATGTTTTGGTCTGGTTATGATCTATAGTACAAGTTCATATAAGAGTACTGTCACATATGGAAATTCCTATCACTGGCTGTTAAGGCAGGCAGTTGCGATAGTGTTAGGTGCGGTTGCAATGGTTGTATGCTGTAAACTAGATTACCACATCATGAAAAGTGAGAAGTTTGGAAATGGCTGTTATTGGGCTAGTATCGTACTGTTAGTTCTTGTGTTGATCATAGGTGCAGCAAAGAAGGGTGCAGTCCGCTGGATCAGCATCGCAGGATTTCAGTTTCAGCCATCAGAAGTATCTAAGATCCTGGTTGTGATCTATCTCGCGAACAGATTATCAGCAAATGCTCATAAGATTCGAACATTCAAAGATAGTATCGTGATCGTTCTTCCAACGGTCCCGATCATTGCTCTGATCGTTACACAGAACTTAAGTACAGCACTTGTCGTGTGTTCGATGATCGGTGTCATGCTGTTTGTGGTAAGTCCGAAGATGAAAGAACTTATGTTAACAGCAGGCGGTGGAATAATACTCTTGTTCGTGTATCTGTTGACGGCAAATAGTTATCGAAACGAGCGTGTACAGATTTGGCTGCATCCAGAAAGTCACAAAAAGGGATTTCAGACGATGCAGGCATTATATGCGATCGGTTCCGGTGGGATTTTTGGAAAAGGACTTGGGCAGAGTATGCAGAAGATGGGATTTATTCCAGAATCACACAATGATATGATCTTTTCAATCATTTGTGAAGAATTAGGATTGTTCGGGGCAGTTTGTCTGATCCTTGTGTTTGTGGCACTGATCTTTCGGATGCTCTTGATCGCACTGAATACAGAAGACTTATTTGGATCACTGGTTGTGATCGGTTTTATGACACATATCGCAATTCAGGTATTCATTAATATCGCCGTTGTAACAAACACGATCCCACCGACAGGAATTCCACTTCCATTTATCAGTTATGGAGGTACATCGATCCTTGTTGTTATGATCGAAATGGGAATCGTATTATCAATTTCTAAGAAAATTCACATAAGATAA
- a CDS encoding peptidoglycan D,D-transpeptidase FtsI family protein, protein MANLKKRRKPIKRLNDAMKRRTMIACGIIALLFVLLIGRLIYFSIFKNGIYKRQVLSQQNYSSETLPYKRGDILDRDGNTLATSQKMYTLVLEPKNILRSEEVQKATIDALHKYMKLDEDKLLKFIKRHKDSYYSVYREELSYSQIADLKDFIASDKAENVSGIVFNEKYKRRYPNQSLASQVIGFVSDGTIGTGGIEQYYNSTLSGVDGRKYKYLNEELEQDSSIVEPENGKTVVTTIDSNIQKLAEDQLSKFEKKYGSKGSSILVMNPNNGEIYAMANSTSYNLESPRDDKNLLKKYSQSQVNKMSEKEKTKAFNEIWKNPIVSNAFEPGSTYKPFTVAAGLEEGILKGNETYYCDGYQKVGPHTIHCSHRSGHGLITLSQSISLSCNDALMQIAAKEGKNVFARYQKNFNFGNKTGIDLPGEAQTASLLHDAKDMTAADLATSSFGQSFNCSMIQMGSAFCSLINGGNYYKPHVVKQLRSSNGEVVSNIEPTLVKQTISKETSDKLRKYMKETVDSGTGTKAKMKDYTAGGKTGTAQKIPRSAGTYIVSFCGFAPVENPQVLVYVVIDEIQRDSQTNTGLAVEIAKKVLEGSLKELNVAKSSKK, encoded by the coding sequence GTGGCAAACTTGAAGAAAAGAAGAAAACCTATCAAACGATTAAATGATGCTATGAAACGACGTACGATGATCGCGTGCGGAATCATAGCACTTCTTTTTGTTCTACTGATTGGAAGATTGATCTATTTTAGTATATTTAAGAACGGAATTTACAAAAGACAGGTATTATCACAGCAGAATTATTCTAGTGAAACGCTTCCGTATAAAAGGGGAGATATCTTAGATCGTGATGGAAATACATTAGCAACCAGCCAGAAGATGTATACATTGGTTTTAGAACCAAAGAATATTTTAAGATCTGAAGAGGTACAGAAAGCAACCATTGATGCACTTCATAAATATATGAAGTTAGATGAAGATAAGCTGTTAAAATTTATAAAAAGACATAAAGATTCTTACTATTCTGTATATCGAGAAGAACTTTCTTATAGTCAGATCGCAGATCTGAAAGATTTTATCGCTTCAGACAAAGCAGAGAATGTCTCAGGGATCGTATTTAATGAAAAATACAAACGTCGTTATCCGAATCAGTCACTGGCAAGCCAGGTCATTGGCTTTGTATCAGACGGTACGATCGGAACTGGAGGGATCGAGCAGTATTATAACAGTACTTTATCAGGCGTCGATGGAAGAAAATATAAATATTTAAACGAAGAATTAGAACAGGATAGCTCCATTGTGGAGCCAGAGAATGGGAAAACAGTTGTCACAACGATTGACTCCAATATTCAGAAACTGGCAGAAGATCAGCTTTCTAAGTTTGAAAAGAAATATGGAAGTAAGGGAAGCAGCATTCTTGTGATGAATCCCAATAATGGAGAGATCTATGCAATGGCAAATTCTACTTCCTATAATCTGGAAAGCCCAAGAGATGATAAGAATCTCTTAAAGAAATACTCACAAAGTCAAGTTAATAAGATGAGTGAGAAAGAAAAGACAAAAGCATTTAATGAGATCTGGAAGAATCCAATTGTATCAAATGCATTTGAACCAGGTTCAACATATAAGCCATTTACGGTAGCAGCTGGTCTTGAAGAAGGAATCTTAAAGGGCAATGAAACTTATTATTGTGATGGATACCAGAAGGTTGGACCGCATACTATTCACTGTTCTCATAGAAGCGGACATGGATTGATCACGTTGTCTCAGAGTATTTCATTATCGTGTAATGATGCATTGATGCAGATTGCAGCCAAAGAAGGCAAGAATGTATTCGCAAGATATCAGAAGAATTTCAATTTTGGGAATAAGACAGGGATCGATCTTCCTGGAGAAGCACAGACAGCATCGCTTCTTCATGATGCAAAAGATATGACAGCTGCAGATCTTGCCACAAGTTCTTTTGGACAGTCATTTAACTGCTCTATGATCCAGATGGGAAGTGCATTTTGTTCTCTGATCAATGGAGGAAATTATTACAAACCGCATGTGGTCAAACAACTTCGAAGCAGTAATGGAGAAGTTGTCAGCAATATAGAGCCGACGTTAGTGAAACAGACGATCTCAAAAGAGACATCGGATAAATTAAGAAAATACATGAAAGAAACTGTTGATTCAGGAACTGGAACAAAGGCAAAGATGAAAGATTATACAGCTGGTGGTAAGACTGGTACTGCACAGAAGATTCCAAGAAGTGCAGGAACTTATATCGTATCTTTTTGTGGATTTGCTCCAGTGGAGAATCCACAGGTGTTAGTTTATGTTGTGATCGATGAGATTCAGAGGGATTCTCAGACGAATACAGGACTTGCAGTTGAGATCGCAAAGAAGGTGTTAGAAGGATCACTCAAGGAATTAAATGTTGCGAAAAGCAGCAAAAAGTAA
- the mraY gene encoding phospho-N-acetylmuramoyl-pentapeptide-transferase yields the protein MNYGIVKPVLIAFFISVLLSPMMIRYLHKLKFGQFIRGEGPESHLKKSGTPTMGGLIILLGIVIASLFYVRRYPMIIPVLFVTLGFGFIGFIDDYIKVVMKRNLGLRAWQKMFGQIIVTGIFAYYLINYTQIGTSMLIPFTHGKYLNLGVFFIPAVFIILLGTVNGANFTDGLDGLASSVTVLIATFFTVAAIGMGHNDLAAGIWPVSCATVGSLLGFLVFNVYPARVFMGDTGSLALGGFVAATALMLRLSLFIPIVALIYMIEVLSVMAQVLYFKMTKGKRLFKMAPIHHHFELSGWPETKVVAIFAITTAVCCLIGLVAI from the coding sequence ATGAATTATGGTATTGTAAAACCAGTTTTAATTGCCTTTTTTATCAGCGTACTTCTTAGCCCGATGATGATCAGGTATTTACACAAATTAAAATTCGGTCAGTTTATCCGGGGAGAAGGACCCGAATCACATCTGAAGAAATCAGGGACTCCGACGATGGGAGGACTGATCATATTACTTGGAATCGTAATCGCATCGTTATTTTATGTTAGAAGATATCCGATGATCATCCCAGTGCTGTTTGTGACGCTGGGATTTGGATTTATCGGATTTATCGATGATTACATCAAGGTAGTTATGAAAAGGAACCTGGGACTGCGGGCCTGGCAGAAGATGTTTGGGCAGATCATAGTCACAGGAATCTTTGCGTATTATTTGATAAATTACACGCAGATAGGAACTTCGATGCTGATTCCTTTTACACATGGTAAATATTTAAACCTTGGAGTATTTTTTATCCCAGCGGTTTTTATCATTTTGTTAGGAACTGTGAATGGAGCTAATTTTACGGATGGATTGGATGGACTTGCATCAAGTGTTACGGTATTGATCGCAACATTTTTTACAGTGGCAGCCATTGGAATGGGGCATAATGATCTGGCAGCTGGAATCTGGCCGGTATCTTGTGCGACGGTTGGCTCACTTCTTGGTTTTTTAGTATTTAATGTATATCCGGCGAGAGTGTTTATGGGAGATACAGGCTCGCTTGCACTTGGGGGATTTGTGGCAGCAACAGCATTGATGCTTCGCCTGTCTTTATTTATCCCAATTGTTGCATTGATCTATATGATCGAGGTATTATCTGTTATGGCACAGGTATTATATTTTAAAATGACAAAAGGAAAAAGATTATTTAAAATGGCACCGATCCATCATCATTTTGAATTGTCAGGATGGCCAGAAACAAAGGTTGTAGCAATCTTTGCGATCACCACGGCAGTTTGTTGCCTGATCGGACTGGTAGCGATTTAG
- a CDS encoding cell division protein FtsQ/DivIB, producing the protein MEEKKVIRMDEHKNKNKVHKLSGKKILLGIVAVLILTVVIIAGTCKTKQIKISGLSYYTEAEVKKAVVENGYIDNSVAYFLKCKIASPDLLPFIDSIHVRINRPDTITVEVKEKKRAGCLLYNGKYVYFDKNGYALESYEKKYDDVPLVTGLKYDELVMQEKIPVKKEKVFSYLLELTTAIDKYNLPIDQIYIKEDGNALLISDKITVDLYNKKDIDIKISELAGMLKKVKGKGGTIDMKYFSEDHKIAVFQPKKS; encoded by the coding sequence ATGGAAGAAAAAAAAGTCATCCGTATGGATGAGCATAAAAACAAGAATAAAGTACATAAACTATCGGGGAAGAAAATACTGCTTGGTATCGTTGCAGTTTTGATCCTTACAGTTGTGATCATTGCAGGGACGTGTAAAACAAAACAGATCAAAATTTCTGGATTAAGTTATTATACAGAAGCAGAAGTTAAAAAGGCAGTTGTAGAGAATGGATATATTGATAACTCGGTTGCATATTTCTTAAAATGTAAGATTGCGTCACCAGATCTTCTGCCATTTATAGATTCGATTCATGTAAGGATCAACCGGCCAGATACGATCACGGTCGAGGTAAAAGAAAAAAAGAGGGCTGGATGCCTTCTGTATAATGGAAAATATGTCTATTTTGATAAAAATGGTTATGCATTGGAAAGCTATGAAAAGAAATATGACGATGTTCCATTGGTTACAGGGCTTAAATATGATGAATTGGTCATGCAGGAGAAGATCCCAGTCAAGAAAGAGAAAGTTTTTTCTTATCTTTTAGAACTTACGACTGCAATTGATAAATATAATCTTCCGATCGATCAGATTTATATCAAAGAAGATGGAAATGCCTTATTGATCAGCGATAAGATAACGGTTGATCTTTATAATAAAAAGGATATTGATATCAAGATTTCTGAATTAGCAGGGATGCTTAAGAAAGTAAAAGGGAAAGGTGGAACTATTGACATGAAGTACTTTAGCGAGGACCACAAAATTGCTGTTTTTCAACCAAAAAAGAGTTGA